The following nucleotide sequence is from Aneurinibacillus soli.
CCATTAATTTGCCGAGTGCGCGTCCATCTTCAAGCCGGGCGCGGTGCATCGCAAGAAAGGCGCGGGTTAGAAGGGAGCGGTTGCTTGTTTGTGCATACGGGGTACGTGGTGCATGGGGGGCATGCCGCGACATGACAAGCCCCACCATGATGGCGGTTATGTAGTGGGCGGCCATAAGGACGAGGCCGACTTTGACACTGTGAAAAAAACCGACAGCCACTGCACCAGTAATAAATACGGGATCTGCTGTCGTAGTATAAGAAACGAGGCGTTCTCCTTCGGCGCGGGAGATGAGATTTCTGGTGCGTAGCTGCGTGGTGAGCTTGGCGCTGATCGGGTAGCCGGATGCGAATCCCATCGTCCAGACGAACGAGCCGGAGCCTGGAATGTTAAAAACAGGTCGCATGAGCGGCTCAAGCAGGACACCCATAAAGTGGGCGAGACCTAAGCCGAGCAAAATTTCAGACGTAATAAAGAACGGAAGTAGCGCCGGAAATACAACATCCCACCAGATTTTTAGGCCGCGCAGTGCTGCGAGAAACGACGCTTCCGGGAACAATAGTAGGCTTGTCGCGATGACAAAGCAGGACACGGCAAGCAGCAGTGTGGTTACATACGGTTTGAACGAGTGCATGGACATATCTCCTTACCGAAATTTAAGCTTATCTTATATGTACGGACGTGCCTGGCAAAATAGACCCGTTTGCCGGAGTCCGGGCGAGGTGGAAACAATGGAGAAGCAGGAAGGGAAGATGCCTGGCATCGGTTTAGCGCTCGGTGCAGGAGGGGTACGCGGATTCGCTCATATCGGTGTGCTGGAAGTGCTTGCGGCACACGGTATCGAACCGGCTTATCTGGCGGGAAGCAGCATGGGCAGTCTCGTAGCTGCCTTGTATGCGAGCGGATTGACACCGGGGATGATGGAAAAGCTGGCCGTCAATCTTAAACGAAAGCATTGGCTGGATTTATGTGTACCAGGAATGGGCTTTGTTATCGGCGAGAAGTTACGTGAGGTTGTGAAGCTGTTGACACGAGGGCGACAGATCGAAGAGATGGAGCGCCCGCTGGCCATCGTTGCTACTGACCTTAGAACCGGAGAGCGTGTGATTTTTACGGAGGGCCCAGCGTATGAAGCAGTGCGGGCCAGTGCATCCATTCCAGGTATTTTCGTTCCGTATCAATTGAATGGACGCTTACTTGTGGACGGTGCCGTAGTCGACCGGGTGCCAATTGAGGTGGTACGCGATATGGGGGCGGATCTGACGATTGGTGTGGATGTAGCACTTGCTCCGTCGGATGCTCCTGTCAAATCGTTGTTTGATGTAATCTTTCAATCGGTAGATATTATGGAGCGGGAGATTTTTCGTCATCGGACGGTGCATGCGGATATTATGGTCCGACCTGATGTGGGACGCTTTAGTTCGACGGCGTTTACGAATATTGAGGAGATTGTGGAAGAGGGGCGCAAAGCGGCGCAACAAATGGTCCCGCATATTCAGGATAAAATTACAGAATGGAGGAAGGGTATATGAACCGCCGGAGACGTTTTGGAAATAGCAGATGGGGCGCATTCGGGATC
It contains:
- the ylbJ gene encoding sporulation integral membrane protein YlbJ, which produces MHSFKPYVTTLLLAVSCFVIATSLLLFPEASFLAALRGLKIWWDVVFPALLPFFITSEILLGLGLAHFMGVLLEPLMRPVFNIPGSGSFVWTMGFASGYPISAKLTTQLRTRNLISRAEGERLVSYTTTADPVFITGAVAVGFFHSVKVGLVLMAAHYITAIMVGLVMSRHAPHAPRTPYAQTSNRSLLTRAFLAMHRARLEDGRALGKLMGDAVASSLQTQLMVGGFILFFSVLLTLFMKLNLIALLSAALGGLLGLFGAPGEAAQAFVYGLFEVTLGAKQASDLFASYTPGFVLAVASAVLAWGGLSVHAQVASMLAQTDMRYGPFLFARALHAVLAFLFTYTAGSFLYGRLQQASAVPTWATSLAPEQLSLWKQPSYYTFSLLVCAASLTLTALLWQIYSWFRMRKEPR
- a CDS encoding patatin-like phospholipase family protein, whose protein sequence is MEKQEGKMPGIGLALGAGGVRGFAHIGVLEVLAAHGIEPAYLAGSSMGSLVAALYASGLTPGMMEKLAVNLKRKHWLDLCVPGMGFVIGEKLREVVKLLTRGRQIEEMERPLAIVATDLRTGERVIFTEGPAYEAVRASASIPGIFVPYQLNGRLLVDGAVVDRVPIEVVRDMGADLTIGVDVALAPSDAPVKSLFDVIFQSVDIMEREIFRHRTVHADIMVRPDVGRFSSTAFTNIEEIVEEGRKAAQQMVPHIQDKITEWRKGI